From a single Stomoxys calcitrans chromosome 4, idStoCalc2.1, whole genome shotgun sequence genomic region:
- the LOC106095275 gene encoding T-cell acute lymphocytic leukemia protein 1: MVYDMTQNHLVPPQNIAVGRYYLQDLHNVENQDYAAFDFDKRYQARMACETPPPSQTLPQPTPTPAPRRRTQPITHLDPSELVGLSREERRRRRRATLKYRTAHATRERIRVEAFNVSFAELRKLLPTLPPDKKLSKIEILKLAICYIAYLNHVLETP, from the exons ATGGTTTACGATATGACACAAAATCACTTGGTACCGCCACAAAACATAGCCGTCGGACGTTACTATTTACAGGATCTCCATAATGTGGAAAATCAGGACTATGCTGCTTTTGACTTTGACAAAAGATATCAGGCCAGAATGGCTTGTGAAACACCACCTCCATCACAGACATTGCCACAACCTACACCTACACCGGCACCCAGGCGAAGGACAC agccCATTACCCATTTGGACCCTTCCGAATTAGTGGGACTTTCCCGCGAAGAACGCCGTCGACGTAGACGAGCGACTCTAAAATATAGGACTGCCCATGCGACAAGAGAACGCATTAGAGTGGAAGCATTCAACGTTTCCTTTGCTGAACTTCGAAAACTTTTACCCACTTTGCCGCCAGACAAGAAACTATCAAAGATTGAAATATTAAAGCTAGCCATTTGTTATATTGCTTACCTCAATCATGTGCTGGAGACACCTTGA
- the LOC106082952 gene encoding centromere/kinetochore protein zw10, with protein MQLVDVKPEVNTNKCLENVQDKKLQIVTILEKIHRFKERVSKYIEDNYVEFLPNVATAYLYSEDGNNLEKQGYELLNSLQYSANSDSDAELMTTVKKLNTVLCDLDVTNRILAADEIFQSLEETSSNEHLIALDMLKKLNNIIHHTASSEVQKLLLASPAYDTIKVKYLLKLHMVKLSLSEKFKALVQMNEKQLPGAVCTTIQVSKDVGPLQDTVLALFQAKYDVTELCDFLLDKCLMPIITRPVNMTFSEENSEYLKLQICYGVTGGNAAQDYKQVFEHVKMLFHCLETLNVLVSNDHHVFAIVGENLANRFFKSLIDECLMNAIPETVEELQASTLVEDVLQFELYLADMFFINREIEQSLTKFTEKYETLFHNRMFCRLLETGREIMQKDLQEMVVMAEKNTPEDVTNNPFLFPRSMVSKSLLEFVKLLNRIIRQDSETPSEHNRYFNIISVLINSYVTLVPQYHKEHLENLPQQTALFYNNCMFLHQFLAKNFSTPTASNLVKNLSSCGSKHLRQQVDQQLAKLQNILQPASKGENKGKITNKMVDKCIHHLELLESLWQNVLPVKEYNKIMGELINNCCLLLNHQIVDKPSISAAEAKLLSETFGLFIDKAGSFIKAGQELQKLSNWQRLINLLDILNVTLTEIAEMWSAGKLSEHFKAEEIERLIRSLHPNTERRALALKKIF; from the exons ATGCAGCTAGTCGACGTTAAACCCGAAGTTAATACCAACAAATGCTTAGAAAATGTGCAGGACAAAAAGCTGCAAATAGTCACGATTCTGGAAAAAATTCATCGCTTCAAGGAACGTGTCTCCAAGTACATTGAAGATAACTATGTTGAGTTCCTGCCCAATGTTGCCACCGCCTATTTGTATTCAGAGGATGGCAACAATTTGGAGAAACAAGGTTATGAGCTGCTCAACTCCCTGCAGTATTCCGCCAACAGCGATTCTGATGCTGAACTAATGACAACTGTGAAAAAACTTAACACCGTCCTATGCGACTTGGATGTCACCAATCGAATTCTGGCAGCAGATGAAATATTCCAATCGCTCGAAGAGACCAGTTCCAATGAACATTTGATTGCCTTGGACATGCTAAAGAAACTGAATAATATTATTCATCATACCGCCTCAAGTGAGGTGCAAAAGTTGTTACTGGCTAGTCCAGCCTATGATACAATCAAGGTGAAATACTTGCTAAAGCTGCATATGGTGAAGCTGAGTCTGTCGGAAAAGTTTAAAGCGCTTGTGCAAATGAATGAAAAGCAGCTGCCGGGAGCTGTGTGCACCACCATACAGGTATCCAAGGATGTAGGCCCATTACAGGATACTGTGTTGGCACTTTTCCAG GCTAAATATGATGTCACGGAATTGTGCGATTTTCTCTTGGACAAGTGTCTTATGCCCATCATAACTAGGCCAGTTAATATGACCTTTAGCGAGGAAAATTCGGAATATCTTAAACTTCAAATATGTTATGGTGTAACTGGAGGCAATGCAGCACAGGATTACAAACAAGTTTTTGAACACGTAAAAATGCTGTTCCATTGTCTGGAAACTttaaatgttttggtatcaaatgaTCACCATGTCTTTGCCATAGTTGGAGAGAATCTGGCTAATCGTTTCTTTAAGTCTCTAATCGATGAATGTCTCATGAATGCCATACCGGAGACAGTGGAAGAGCTGCAAGCTTCTACCCTGGTGGAAGATGTCTTACAATTTGAACTCTATCTGGCCGATATGTTTTTTATCAACCGCGAAATTGAACAGAGTCTAACAAAATTTACCGAGAAATATGAGACGTTGTTTCATAATCGCATGTTTTGTCGTCTTCTCGAGACTGGCAGGGAGATTATGCAGAAAGATCTGCAGGAGATGGTAGTGATGGCAGAGAAAAATACTCCAGAAGATGTGACCAATAATCCATTTTTGTTTCCGCGATCCATGGTATCCAAGAGTCTTTTG GAATTTGTGAAACTCTTAAATCGTATTATACGCCAAGATAGCGAAACACCAAGCGAACACAATCGCTACTTCAACATAATTTCGGTGCTGATCAACTCCTATGTGACTCTGGTGCCCCAGTATCATAAGGAGCACCTGGAGAATTTGCCCCAACAAACTGCATTGTTCTATAACAATTGCATGTTTTTGCATCAATTCCTGGCGAAAAATTTCTCCACTCCCACAGCCTCAAATCTGGTAAAGAATTTATCCAGCTGTGGTTCGAAACATTTGCGTCAACAAGTTGATCAACAATTGGCAAAACTGCAAAATATCTTGCAGCCCGCTTCAAAAGGCGAAAACAAGGGAAAAATCACCAACAAGATGGTGGATAAATGCATACACCATCTCGAATTGTTGGAAAGCCTGTGGCAGAATGTATTGCCAGTCAAggagtataacaaaataatgggAGAGTTAATCAACAATTGTTGTTTGCTATTGAACCATCAAATTGTGGATAAGCCATCGATTTCGGCGGCAGAGGCTAAACTATTAAGTGAAACATTTGGTTTATTTATAGACAAGGCTGGTTCCTTTATAAAG GCAGGACAGGAGCTGCAAAAGTTATCGAATTGGCAGCGTTTAATCAACTTGTTGGATATTCTTAATGTTACTTTGACCGAAATCGCTGAAATGTGGTCTGCTGGTAAGTTATCGGAGCACTTCAAAGCCGAAGAGATTGAACGCTTAATCAGAAGTCTACATCCAAACACTGAAAGACGTGCTCTAGCGTTAAAGAAAATCTTTTAA
- the LOC106082971 gene encoding histone-lysine N-methyltransferase SMYD3 isoform X1: MPSNRRIFTPHLIRSLESLNFNYVPKDSYKTDVIKMKTNKTVKRGDRILSESPFVYALRSQYRKERCDNCLASAKVMKCSNCNYVYYCNRACQMEAWPLHRLECTFLKRIFPRSVPDAARMLCRIIIKLNNGGDMEKGYYTATCFRKFRDLMSHYQEIKHDPRRLEHLESLHAVLCEMMQDTASVPNQSELLTIYGRLITNGFNILDAEMNSIATAIFLGVSVTDHSCKPNAVATFEGTTLHIQATEDIDIDRDCLDWSKIFISYIELLNTSELRRKQLKENYYFLCTCSKCIDPQETMEMEAACCPNRKCKAFVDINLNNCTACDAGISPRHRKGFTEAMELSKHQLNNMKDVAYLDVCKFLLNKQEEFLHPLNCWYVKTLDAAFEAAIDVGKWKEALEYGKKLLPGFRRYYGDWNPLLGLLYLKLAKIQHHESYIKECIENFQEARKILEVTHGKEHSLIQNQLKPLLVQALAETTD; the protein is encoded by the exons ATGCCTTCGAATAGAAGAATATTTACACCGCATTTAATACGTAGTTTGGAATCGCTCAATTTTAATTATGTCCCAAAGGATAGCTACAAGACGGATGTAATCAAAATGAAGACCAACAAGACTGTTAAGCGTGGCGATAGGATACTTTCGGAAAGCCCCTTTGTGTATGCCCTAAGGTCCCAATATCGCAAGGAGAGATGTGATAATTGCCTAGCCAG CGCTAAGGTTATGAAATGTTCCAATTGTAATTACGTATACTATTGCAATAGAGCTTGCCAAATGGAGGCATGGCCTTTGCATAGGCTCGAATGTACATTCCTAAAACGCATTTTTCCCCGGAGTGTGCCGGATGCTGCTCGCATGCTTTGTCGCATTATCATTAAACTGAATAATGGAGGTGATATGGAAAAGGGCTACTACACGGCTAcatgttttagaaaatttaggGATTTAATGTCAC ACTACCAGGAGATCAAGCATGATCCCCGCCGTTTGGAACATTTGGAATCGTTGCATGCAGTTCTATGCGAAATGATGCAAGACACCGCCTCAGTTCCCAATCAAAGCGAGTTGCTGACAATATATGGCAGG CTCATTACGAATGGATTCAATATATTAGATGCTGAAATGAATTCAATTGCCACCGCCATATTCCTAGGCGTTTCGGTCACCGATCACAGCTGCAAACCTAATGCTGTGGCCACATTTGAGGGCACCACACTTCATATACAGGCCACCGAGGACATAGACATTGATAGAGATTGCCTGGACTGGTCCAAG ATTTTCATAAGCTACATAGAGCTGCTGAATACTTCAGAACTAAGACGAAAGCAGTTGAAGGAAAACTATTACTTCTTATGCACATGCAGTAAATGCATTGATCCCCAAGAAACCATGGAAATGGAAGCTGCCTGCTGCCCCAACCGAAAATGTAAAGCCTTCGTTGATATCAATCTAAATAATTGCACCGCTTGTGATGCCGGCATAAGTCCAAGGCATAGAAAAGGCTTTACGGAGGCCATGGAATTGAGTAAGCATCAATTAAACAACATGAAGGATGTGGCAT atttagatgtatgcaaatttttgttaaataaacaGGAGGAATTCTTGCATCCCTTGAACTGTTGGTATGTTAAAACCTTGGATGCTGCATTTGAAGCAGCCATTGATGTGGGAAAATGGAAGGAAGCCTTGGAGTATGGCAAAAAACTCTTGCCTGGATTCAG GCGTTACTATGGCGACTGGAATCCTCTATTGGGACTACTTTATCtaaaattagcaaaaatccaGCACCATGAGTCCTATATTAAGGAATGCATAGAAAACTTCCAAGAAGCTCGCAAAATTTTGGAAGTTACACATGGCAAAGAGCATTCATTGATTCAAAATCAATTAAAACCTTTATTAGTACAAGCTCTGGCAGAGACCACAGATTAG
- the LOC106082971 gene encoding histone-lysine N-methyltransferase SMYD3 isoform X3, with the protein MKTNKTVKRGDRILSESPFVYALRSQYRKERCDNCLASAKVMKCSNCNYVYYCNRACQMEAWPLHRLECTFLKRIFPRSVPDAARMLCRIIIKLNNGGDMEKGYYTATCFRKFRDLMSHYQEIKHDPRRLEHLESLHAVLCEMMQDTASVPNQSELLTIYGRLITNGFNILDAEMNSIATAIFLGVSVTDHSCKPNAVATFEGTTLHIQATEDIDIDRDCLDWSKIFISYIELLNTSELRRKQLKENYYFLCTCSKCIDPQETMEMEAACCPNRKCKAFVDINLNNCTACDAGISPRHRKGFTEAMELSKHQLNNMKDVAYLDVCKFLLNKQEEFLHPLNCWYVKTLDAAFEAAIDVGKWKEALEYGKKLLPGFRRYYGDWNPLLGLLYLKLAKIQHHESYIKECIENFQEARKILEVTHGKEHSLIQNQLKPLLVQALAETTD; encoded by the exons ATGAAGACCAACAAGACTGTTAAGCGTGGCGATAGGATACTTTCGGAAAGCCCCTTTGTGTATGCCCTAAGGTCCCAATATCGCAAGGAGAGATGTGATAATTGCCTAGCCAG CGCTAAGGTTATGAAATGTTCCAATTGTAATTACGTATACTATTGCAATAGAGCTTGCCAAATGGAGGCATGGCCTTTGCATAGGCTCGAATGTACATTCCTAAAACGCATTTTTCCCCGGAGTGTGCCGGATGCTGCTCGCATGCTTTGTCGCATTATCATTAAACTGAATAATGGAGGTGATATGGAAAAGGGCTACTACACGGCTAcatgttttagaaaatttaggGATTTAATGTCAC ACTACCAGGAGATCAAGCATGATCCCCGCCGTTTGGAACATTTGGAATCGTTGCATGCAGTTCTATGCGAAATGATGCAAGACACCGCCTCAGTTCCCAATCAAAGCGAGTTGCTGACAATATATGGCAGG CTCATTACGAATGGATTCAATATATTAGATGCTGAAATGAATTCAATTGCCACCGCCATATTCCTAGGCGTTTCGGTCACCGATCACAGCTGCAAACCTAATGCTGTGGCCACATTTGAGGGCACCACACTTCATATACAGGCCACCGAGGACATAGACATTGATAGAGATTGCCTGGACTGGTCCAAG ATTTTCATAAGCTACATAGAGCTGCTGAATACTTCAGAACTAAGACGAAAGCAGTTGAAGGAAAACTATTACTTCTTATGCACATGCAGTAAATGCATTGATCCCCAAGAAACCATGGAAATGGAAGCTGCCTGCTGCCCCAACCGAAAATGTAAAGCCTTCGTTGATATCAATCTAAATAATTGCACCGCTTGTGATGCCGGCATAAGTCCAAGGCATAGAAAAGGCTTTACGGAGGCCATGGAATTGAGTAAGCATCAATTAAACAACATGAAGGATGTGGCAT atttagatgtatgcaaatttttgttaaataaacaGGAGGAATTCTTGCATCCCTTGAACTGTTGGTATGTTAAAACCTTGGATGCTGCATTTGAAGCAGCCATTGATGTGGGAAAATGGAAGGAAGCCTTGGAGTATGGCAAAAAACTCTTGCCTGGATTCAG GCGTTACTATGGCGACTGGAATCCTCTATTGGGACTACTTTATCtaaaattagcaaaaatccaGCACCATGAGTCCTATATTAAGGAATGCATAGAAAACTTCCAAGAAGCTCGCAAAATTTTGGAAGTTACACATGGCAAAGAGCATTCATTGATTCAAAATCAATTAAAACCTTTATTAGTACAAGCTCTGGCAGAGACCACAGATTAG
- the LOC106082971 gene encoding histone-lysine N-methyltransferase SMYD3 isoform X2 — protein sequence MDFKDSYKTDVIKMKTNKTVKRGDRILSESPFVYALRSQYRKERCDNCLASAKVMKCSNCNYVYYCNRACQMEAWPLHRLECTFLKRIFPRSVPDAARMLCRIIIKLNNGGDMEKGYYTATCFRKFRDLMSHYQEIKHDPRRLEHLESLHAVLCEMMQDTASVPNQSELLTIYGRLITNGFNILDAEMNSIATAIFLGVSVTDHSCKPNAVATFEGTTLHIQATEDIDIDRDCLDWSKIFISYIELLNTSELRRKQLKENYYFLCTCSKCIDPQETMEMEAACCPNRKCKAFVDINLNNCTACDAGISPRHRKGFTEAMELSKHQLNNMKDVAYLDVCKFLLNKQEEFLHPLNCWYVKTLDAAFEAAIDVGKWKEALEYGKKLLPGFRRYYGDWNPLLGLLYLKLAKIQHHESYIKECIENFQEARKILEVTHGKEHSLIQNQLKPLLVQALAETTD from the exons ATGGATTTTAAG GATAGCTACAAGACGGATGTAATCAAAATGAAGACCAACAAGACTGTTAAGCGTGGCGATAGGATACTTTCGGAAAGCCCCTTTGTGTATGCCCTAAGGTCCCAATATCGCAAGGAGAGATGTGATAATTGCCTAGCCAG CGCTAAGGTTATGAAATGTTCCAATTGTAATTACGTATACTATTGCAATAGAGCTTGCCAAATGGAGGCATGGCCTTTGCATAGGCTCGAATGTACATTCCTAAAACGCATTTTTCCCCGGAGTGTGCCGGATGCTGCTCGCATGCTTTGTCGCATTATCATTAAACTGAATAATGGAGGTGATATGGAAAAGGGCTACTACACGGCTAcatgttttagaaaatttaggGATTTAATGTCAC ACTACCAGGAGATCAAGCATGATCCCCGCCGTTTGGAACATTTGGAATCGTTGCATGCAGTTCTATGCGAAATGATGCAAGACACCGCCTCAGTTCCCAATCAAAGCGAGTTGCTGACAATATATGGCAGG CTCATTACGAATGGATTCAATATATTAGATGCTGAAATGAATTCAATTGCCACCGCCATATTCCTAGGCGTTTCGGTCACCGATCACAGCTGCAAACCTAATGCTGTGGCCACATTTGAGGGCACCACACTTCATATACAGGCCACCGAGGACATAGACATTGATAGAGATTGCCTGGACTGGTCCAAG ATTTTCATAAGCTACATAGAGCTGCTGAATACTTCAGAACTAAGACGAAAGCAGTTGAAGGAAAACTATTACTTCTTATGCACATGCAGTAAATGCATTGATCCCCAAGAAACCATGGAAATGGAAGCTGCCTGCTGCCCCAACCGAAAATGTAAAGCCTTCGTTGATATCAATCTAAATAATTGCACCGCTTGTGATGCCGGCATAAGTCCAAGGCATAGAAAAGGCTTTACGGAGGCCATGGAATTGAGTAAGCATCAATTAAACAACATGAAGGATGTGGCAT atttagatgtatgcaaatttttgttaaataaacaGGAGGAATTCTTGCATCCCTTGAACTGTTGGTATGTTAAAACCTTGGATGCTGCATTTGAAGCAGCCATTGATGTGGGAAAATGGAAGGAAGCCTTGGAGTATGGCAAAAAACTCTTGCCTGGATTCAG GCGTTACTATGGCGACTGGAATCCTCTATTGGGACTACTTTATCtaaaattagcaaaaatccaGCACCATGAGTCCTATATTAAGGAATGCATAGAAAACTTCCAAGAAGCTCGCAAAATTTTGGAAGTTACACATGGCAAAGAGCATTCATTGATTCAAAATCAATTAAAACCTTTATTAGTACAAGCTCTGGCAGAGACCACAGATTAG